One genomic window of Peromyscus maniculatus bairdii isolate BWxNUB_F1_BW_parent chromosome 2, HU_Pman_BW_mat_3.1, whole genome shotgun sequence includes the following:
- the Nans gene encoding N-acetylneuraminate-9-phosphate synthase isoform X2: protein MAVEFLHELNVPFFKVGSGDTNNFPYLEKTAKKGRPMVISSGMQSMDTMKQVYRLVKPLNPNFCFLQCTSAYPLQPEDANLRVISEYQKLFPDIPVGYSGHETGIAISVAAVALGAKVLERHITLDKTWKGSDHSASLEPGELAELVRSVRLVERALGSPAKQLLPCEMACNEKLGKSVVAKVRIPEGTILTLDMLTVKVGEPKGYPPEDIFNLVGKKVLVTVEEDDTIMEDSVESHSKKIKS, encoded by the exons ATGGCGGTTGAGTTTCTGCATGAACTGAATGTTCCGTTTTTCAAAGTTGGATCTGGCGACACTAACAATTTTCCTTATCTGGAGAAGACAGCCAAGAAAG GTCGTCCTATGGTGATCTCCAGTGGGATGCAGTCGATGGACACCATGAAGCAGGTCTATCGGCTCGTGAAACCCCTCAACCCCAACTTCTGCTTCCTGCAGTGCACCAGTGCCTACCCGCTGCAGCCGGAGGATGCCAACCTGCGCGTCATCTCG GAATACCAGAAACTCTTTCCCGACATTCCCGTCGGGTATTCTGGACACGAGACAGGCATCGCCATATCTGTGGCTGCCGTGGCTCTGGGGGCCAAGGTGTTGGAACGTCACATAACTCTGGACAAAACTTGGAAGGGGAGTGACCACTCAGCCTCGCTGGAGCCCGGAGAACTGGCAGAGCTGGTGCGCTCTGTGCGCCTGGTGGAGCGGGCACTGGGCTCTCCAGCCAAGCAGCTGCTGCCCTGCGAGATGGCCTGTAATGAGAAG CTGGGCAAGTCTGTGGTGGCCAAAGTGAGAATCCCAGAAGGCACCATCCTGACCCTGGACATGCTCACTGTGAAGGTGGGGGAGCCCAAAGGCTATCCTCCTGAAGACATCTTCAACCTAGTGGGCAAGAAGGTGCTGGTCACTGTTGAAGAGGATGATACAATCATGGAAGACTCTGTGGAAAGTCACAGCAAGAAAATCAAGTCTTAA